GCCGTTTTTGGCAGAAGGCCAGCTCTTTCGGGGAGTAGATGCGTTTAAGAAATCGATCCCCAAAGCGATCCACGATCTTGCGGATGCGTTGAATATCCACCAGGTCGGCGCCGATGCCGATGATCATCCGGCAACACCCGATGGCCGGGCCTGATAACCCAGATGCATGGTATGCAACATGTCCCGAATGGCCTGATCCATGCCTGTCGAGAGGGCCCGGGCCACGATGGCATGGCCGATGTTCAGCTCCTCAATACCCGGAATGGCGGCGATATCCTGGACGTTGTGGTAGTTGAGGCCGTGACCGGCATGGACCACCAACCCTTTCTCCCGCGCTTGCTGGGTGGCAAGCCTGATTTTATCCAACTCCTTGCGGCGCATCCCCGGCGTTGCCGACTCGGCATAGCGCCCGGTGTGCAACTCCACCACGGGAGCGCCGACCGCACGGGCTGCCTCGATCTGTTCCAGCTCCGGATCGATGAACAGGGAGACGCGCATGTCTGTTTTGCTGAGTCGCTCGACGACACGAATCAAATGGTCCATATGGCCTTTGACATTCAATCCCCCCTCGGTCGTCAACTCCGAGCGTTTTTCCGGCACGAGGCAGCAATCCGCCGGCTTGAACTGGCAGGCGAGCGACACCATCTCTCCCGTGGCGGCCATTTCCAGATTCATGCGGGTCTGGATGGTCTGGAGCAACAGTTTGACATCCCGTTCCTGGATGTGGCGGCGATCCTCCCGCAGATGGACCGTAATGCTGTTCGCTCCGGCCTGTTCGGCCAGGGCCGCCAACACCACGGGGTCCGGAAAACGGGTTCCCCGGGCCTGGCGCAGGGTGGCAACATGGTCCACGTTGACGCCCAGTTTGATCATCTCTTTTCCACTCCTTCTGTCAACGTTGGGGGAGGGTTGTCGCCAGGTCAATCCGACCGGCAGGTTTTGTGTTTGCCTCGGCACGTTTGGTCCGGACGGTCTGACCGGCAGGTTTTGTGTTTGCCTCGGCACGTTTGGTCCGGACAGGTTTTTTTGGCTTGGCGGGTGCGTTTTTCCGGTCGGCGTGTTTTAACCTGGTTGCTCTTTTTGCGCCAACTGGGTTGTTGATCGGAGGAGGCTCCATGGCAACGGATGGACCCCTGGCCGGGGCAGCCAGCTCGGTGGGGGAGGTTTTCATGAGTGGTTCATCTTGCACAGCAGCCGGTTTTTCCAGGGTGTTTTCAGGCTTCGGGGGTTGTTCCTCCTGCGCTGCGGGAAGCGCCACCGGTTGGGACATTTTCAACAATTTACCAGGGAAGTCAATGATGTCACGCAAAATTCCCGGGGCGAGGCTTCCCAAGGGTTTGATACGGGTTGCCGGATCCGACCAGGGGCCGGTGACCTGAAATTGTGTTTCGATGATTGCCTCGTGGCTGCCTGAGATCAGCTTGCCCAGAATGGGAACACGATTGATGATGCGATCGATGGTCTGGAGGGGTTGAATGCCTACCTGCAAATCCAACTCCCGGGAGACAAGGTTGACATCCCCGGAGGCCACAATTTTCATCGAAGGCCCTACCAAAGACCACTGATCCGAATGCCATAACCCGTTTTCAATGGTAAAATGGCCCTGCATTTTTTCGTAATAGAACCCTTTTCCAGCCAGATCGGGCCGATCACCGATCAGGAGGTTGGGCAAATCCGGAATAGAGAACAGACCCAACAGACTGGCCAAAAAACTCAAACGATGGACGACACCTTTTTGTGCATGGATCTCACCTTTTCCGGAGAGGTGCCGTAACAGGGAGTGGCTTGCAGAGGGTGAGTTGCCCGCGAGTTCCAAATTAAAAACGGCTTGTCCCTCCTGCATGCCTATGCCGCGATCCAGCCCTTTCAGCAGGCTGCCGAGATTGTCACTTGTGATGCGAAATCGTCCGGAATAGGCATCCGGGCCTGGTGTCCGTTGCCAATGAAATTCTCCCACTTCCAGTTGCTGCCTGGCGCCGTCCTGGTTGAAAAGGAGGCGATCGAAAGTATAACCCTCCGGAGCGAGCCGGAAACCGACCTCCATGTCTCGCGCCGACTCGCCGTGTGCCAGAATGGCGCGACGGGCGAACCCGGAGATGTGGAGGTGAGGCCAGGGTTGTGCAGGTTGGGTCGACTTCTCCTCCCCGGGAGGCGTGGCGGGAAACTCCATGAGTTTCAGGAGGGGACGGATATCCATGACATCCCAGGCCATTTCAACTTTCCACTCCGGATGGCCGACCTTGGCCGTGGCGTTGCGGACCAATCGCATGTTGCCGGCTGTTTCTCCCAAATGCATGTGATTCATGACCAGGTGACCGGCAAGGGAGTGCAGGTCAAGCGCGCCTGCCCCCGCAAAATTCAGGTTGCCCAATTGGCCAACAAGATGTTGCACCACCAGATTTTGTTGCTCCGGTTGGAGGTAGCCGGTACTGCTGATGGAGCCGGAATCCGTCTCCTTTTTGACCCACCCGGGCTTGCCGACAACGGACCAGGCATGGGCATCCAGACGTACATCGAAATGGAAACGCTTGTCTTCTGGCAAGTGGGAGAGCGACAGTTGGAAAGGGGTGTCGGGTAGAGTATGCGTTCCTTCCGAAACAAGCAGGGGCTGCAGTGACCTCTGCACCTGCTTTGCCGGGATACGTCCCGTAACATCGAGCAGGAGGTTGGCCAGGATCGTGTCCTTATAGTCGCTCACTTCCAGCGTGCCCTGGAAGGGTATGGCGTACATCTCCGCCGAACGGGCGGCCAGTTTCAATTGTCGGGAATCGATCTTCAATTGTCCTGAAAGGTGTTGGATGGGAGAGTCCAGGAAAGGGAGCTTGACCCAGGCTTCGGTCAACTCCACCTCTCCGGAAAATTGGGTATGTTGGGGGTGATCCAGGGGGAGGGATACCTTCAACCTGGCCGGACCATCGGCATCCAATGTCATGCCGACAAGCCCCAGCTCCTCATCCCAGCGCAGTAGGGGGTGTGCAATCAAATCCTGCCAGACCGAGTCAAGGTTGGCCTGGGCAGATGCATCGATGATCACCGTGGGCTGATGCAGCATGTCAGGAATGCCAACCTGGCCATGAACCCGGCTTGAACGAGCCAGAGAGCCATCAGAAACCACGGCAAGCATGGAAAGACGATCAAACACCAGGTGGGTTGACACTCCGGATACGGGGGGCAGTCCCGGATAGAATTGCACATCGGCGCCGGAGACATCTCCTTCGATGCGAAAAATCCAACCGTTCTTCCGTGCTGTCTTCTCTTCCGGAAAGGGTATCTGGCTGACGGGTCCAAAAATGCGGGCTTTTGCCCGGTCGACCCGACCTTTTTTCAGGGAGTTGTCCAACCAGGCGACAAGGTCAGGCGGCATGATGGTGACGGGGTAGAAAAAGTTTGCCTGCTCAGTTGGGACACCGGATGCTTCAGCCCGCAGATCCAGTACGGGATCTTTTTTACCACCCAGACCCGACAGGGAGAACTCTCCCGCAGCCTGCCCCTGGGTATTGCGCAGATCAAAACGCTTGACGACAAGGTTCCAACGTCCCAACTTGTCTTCATTCAGGGTTCCATGCGCCAAAAACCGGGTCACCGGGAAGGGCCAGCGGAACAGGGGCTTCCAGGTCAGCGTTCCCGACCCGGAAACCAG
This region of Magnetococcales bacterium genomic DNA includes:
- the pdxJ gene encoding pyridoxine 5'-phosphate synthase, whose amino-acid sequence is MIKLGVNVDHVATLRQARGTRFPDPVVLAALAEQAGANSITVHLREDRRHIQERDVKLLLQTIQTRMNLEMAATGEMVSLACQFKPADCCLVPEKRSELTTEGGLNVKGHMDHLIRVVERLSKTDMRVSLFIDPELEQIEAARAVGAPVVELHTGRYAESATPGMRRKELDKIRLATQQAREKGLVVHAGHGLNYHNVQDIAAIPGIEELNIGHAIVARALSTGMDQAIRDMLHTMHLGYQARPSGVAG
- a CDS encoding AsmA-like C-terminal domain-containing protein; its protein translation is MASQPDTPTSPTPHQASTRQGKIHPFWRFLQSVEWAYRLVTYGTLLAIAGTGFFVSQYGIEITSQSPYVNTILTRLTGWRWLTGSMGVVTQGLEMRLWAKDLTLTRGAAEAGFFRSEFATCIVTPLAWMHREPLIQEVRLQDLVVRIPRQEMAPTPRGNQAGNPEKNLDPQKILEELSLVMGIFHAPFPVSRMIFNNVSVRMGGTSTLPETEILQVQDWVMYLGQDKDRTAIELKAAGRIVWNNRLAVIDISGMPDPQGVWQLRSRIHGAGLTLLLPLFPELVKWEPHDIWGNAHIDTRFEPGRGLDMDGSALIHHARGQIPLHIRGQFQENGRWFLNAGVSGLRPGDFRQPLTEFLPLGELTTPLSLKLESNGSNQTPTSVDWRLVSGSGTLTWKPLFRWPFPVTRFLAHGTLNEDKLGRWNLVVKRFDLRNTQGQAAGEFSLSGLGGKKDPVLDLRAEASGVPTEQANFFYPVTIMPPDLVAWLDNSLKKGRVDRAKARIFGPVSQIPFPEEKTARKNGWIFRIEGDVSGADVQFYPGLPPVSGVSTHLVFDRLSMLAVVSDGSLARSSRVHGQVGIPDMLHQPTVIIDASAQANLDSVWQDLIAHPLLRWDEELGLVGMTLDADGPARLKVSLPLDHPQHTQFSGEVELTEAWVKLPFLDSPIQHLSGQLKIDSRQLKLAARSAEMYAIPFQGTLEVSDYKDTILANLLLDVTGRIPAKQVQRSLQPLLVSEGTHTLPDTPFQLSLSHLPEDKRFHFDVRLDAHAWSVVGKPGWVKKETDSGSISSTGYLQPEQQNLVVQHLVGQLGNLNFAGAGALDLHSLAGHLVMNHMHLGETAGNMRLVRNATAKVGHPEWKVEMAWDVMDIRPLLKLMEFPATPPGEEKSTQPAQPWPHLHISGFARRAILAHGESARDMEVGFRLAPEGYTFDRLLFNQDGARQQLEVGEFHWQRTPGPDAYSGRFRITSDNLGSLLKGLDRGIGMQEGQAVFNLELAGNSPSASHSLLRHLSGKGEIHAQKGVVHRLSFLASLLGLFSIPDLPNLLIGDRPDLAGKGFYYEKMQGHFTIENGLWHSDQWSLVGPSMKIVASGDVNLVSRELDLQVGIQPLQTIDRIINRVPILGKLISGSHEAIIETQFQVTGPWSDPATRIKPLGSLAPGILRDIIDFPGKLLKMSQPVALPAAQEEQPPKPENTLEKPAAVQDEPLMKTSPTELAAPARGPSVAMEPPPINNPVGAKRATRLKHADRKNAPAKPKKPVRTKRAEANTKPAGQTVRTKRAEANTKPAGRIDLATTLPQR